gggatttgaaccttgtATATCTCTATTAGAAATGTGCCAACCAATTAATAAGCTATAAGATTCTTGgctaaaattattgaaatattggaaaAAACTAATGATAACTTTCCTCGCCCATCGTGCGGGAACTCAACTAACACTAAAGAAATGAGAAGAGCATAAATTTCCAAGCTATTGGACCAGGTATAATGCTATTTATGTATTagtctaataaaatttttgaaaataaaatggctCATACACCTTGGCAAAAAGGTTAGTCCTAGTAGCtgagaaaatattgttttaaatcCACAATTTAAAAATTCACACTAACAAAGTAAATATTGCAAGCGATATTATTGTTTCAAATCCAAAATAGTCACTAGacacattacaataaaaaaaattataaactagtACTCAAGCAATGATAAACTCATTAGGCAAGCTACAATGAAACAATATTCTTCTTTTAAAGCATTAATCACCAAGAATCACTAAAACAATGAAACACATTCCCTCTTGTGACTAGTAATCTTCTTCATACTCAGAATCATCCATAAAATTCTCTTCATCAAGTGGAAGTGGCCTATCGACTATGGTTCCATCCACATCATTTCGAGCCCAATTTAGGTCGTCATTCACATTATTAGGTGGATTTTCAATCACTGTATCATATGGCTCATTATCACAATAAATGTCTACATCATTATCACTCAAATCGCCATTACCAACGTCGAACACATCCCTTGGTTTTGTTTTGACAACAACAAGCCAATCCTTGTCTCTTTCATCTTCAACATAATATACTTGTGAAGCTTGAGATGCCAAAATAAATGGGTCATCTGTTATTCTCTTCCCAACATGTattaaatgtgaaaaattgaCAGGGGGAACCCAAATTCATCTATCTTATATCCCCTACCTGTATCAACGTCAACCCAATCACATTTGAATAATATGTATCTcagattatcataataattcaattcaattatGTCAGATAGAACACCGTAGTAAGTAATGCCTCCTATTTCTACACTGACTCCACTGTTTtgagttttcttattttcctcATTATCTTTTGTTCGGAATTTAGTACCGTTGACAACATATCGTTTCATTTGTCTAGCTTCAGTATTGGGTCCTTCAGCAAGCCATCTAACTTTATCAGTAAGTTTCACCTTCTCAGTATTACTCATGGCCACAacctaaaattatatatgatatatcaatATGAGCTGAGTAACCCTTATATTACTTCTATTGTatgctaaaaaatattaataatgaatTACTTACATAATTTCGAAACCAGTCACAAAACTCTTCTATATGGATCTTATTAATAACTTCTTCTGGTACGCGACGTGGACGTATTCTGCTCTTTATTCGTTCCTTGTGTAACCTATATAAACAAATGTAGCATGTGTTATTATTAAGAGTTATCATTTGGTTAACATGATTAGATATGAATCATATTTATCAATATTACTTACTTGCGAAATGGAATAATTTCATTGCTATTGAATAGAACATAACGATGTGCTTGTACCCATTCAGTTGAATCAAGTTGAATATTCGACATTGCTCCTGTAGCATCATCAACATTTCTAATGGGTCTATTGAATACTGTCTCAACTGATTCCAAATATCGCGAGCAAAATATTAAGCACTCTTCTGCAATGTATCCTTCAGCAATAGACGCCTCTGGATGAGCTTTATTACGCACATAAGACTTAAGTCTTAAGAGATACCTATTTAGAAACAAAAGATCAATAGTGGAATAATAGAtttcattgaaaattttaaattattatgacTTACCTCTCAATGGGATACATCCACCGATAATGGACTGGTCCAGCAATCTTCGCTTCAGTGGCCAAATGGATAACTAAATGAACCATGACAGTAAAGAAAGAAGGAGGGAATATTTTTTCCAATTCACATAATGTCATTGCAATTCGAGACTCAAGTTTCTCAAGATCTTCTACTTGTAGGACTTTGGAACATACTTCTCTAAAGTAACAAGATAAATCTATTAAAGCCATACTGACTTTCTTTGGTAAAGCTCCTCTTATTGCTATTGGAAGAAGTTGTTGCATTATAATATGACTATCATGACTCTTCAAACCAGAAATTTTGCGTTGTTTAAGTTGGATACAACGTGAAATGTTTGAAGCATAGCCATCTggaacttttattttcttcaaaactCTCAAGAAactatccttttctttttggaccATTGTAAAACAAGATCGTGGCATATATGTCTTATCATCTCCCCTCTTTTCTGGGTGAAGTGTATGTCTTATACCCATATCTTTTAGGTCAAGACGTGCCTTCAAGTTATCCTTAGTCTTGCGTGGCAATTCTAGAACTGTGCCAAGTACATTATCTGTAACATTTTTTTCTATATGCATCACATCAAGATTATGCCGCAACATGTGATTCTCCCAATAAggcaattcaaaaaatatacttcTCTTCTTCCATCCTTTTGGTTCTTGGTCTACatcttcctttctctttctcttttttttttggactttggTCTTTTTCTTCCCAAAAATACAATTAATGCCTTCAGTTTGCACCATGATGTCAATGCCAAATGGTATAACAGGAGCTTTTTCCATTTCCTCGGTCCCATCAAAAAATTTTCTATCTTTACGGAAGCTGTGATCTTCTTCCAAGAATCGTCGATGGCCCATATAACAATATTTCCCTCCATATTTTAACCACTGAGATCGAGTATTAAAATTACAAGGAGGACATGCATATTCCCCTTTAGTGCCCCAACCAGATAAATCACCATATGCAGGAAAATCATTTATCGTCCACATCAATGCTGCATGCATCTTGAAATTCTCATTAGAAGACACGTCGTACGTTGATATTCCATCATCCCATAATTCCTTCAATTCTTCTATTAAAGGTTGTAAATACACATCTATATCATTTAAAGGTGAACTTGGCCCAGGTATAAGCAAGGATAACATGAAAGAAGATCTCTTCATGCACATCCAAGGAGGTAGATTGTATGGAATCAAAACAACAGGCCATGTACTATGACTAGTACTCATATTCCCAAAAGGATTAAATCCGTCAGCCGCTAATCCAAGTCTAACATTGCGAGGGTCAGATGAGAAATCTACATAATGATTGTCAAATGTTTTCCAAGCAAGAGAATCAGCGGGATGTCTTATTATTCCGTCTTTTGTGCGACCCTCAGCATGCCATTTCATTGAAGAAGCTGTTTTGGGAGACATAAACAACCTTTGTAGTCTTGGCTTTAAAGGAAACCAACGCAAAACCTTAGcagcttttttctttcttgtcttGAGTGAAGCATTCATCAAATTATCCTTATCTTTCCCACTATTTTTCTTACCTTTCCCATTATTCTCCTTATCATTTCCACTATTTTTCTTATCATTCTCATTTGTTTCCCACCTGGAAGTATGACAGACTTTACACTCTTCATCATTGGCATTCTCTTTCCAAAATAACATACAATCATTTATACATGCATCAATCTTCTCATAACCAAGTCCTAAATCCTTAATAATTTTCTTAGCCTCATATGTGTCTTTCGGTAACTTCGCATCCAAAGGAAGCATATCTTTCAAAATCTGGAGCAACATTGTAAAAGACTTATTGCTCCAACCATTAAGACACTTTAACTGATATAAATGCACAATGGCAGACAACTTGCTAAAATTCTTGCACCCTTCATACAAATGTTGATCAGCATCTTTAAGTAAATTGTAAAACCTTTGCGCTTCTTGATTAGGAACTTGCCTAGATTGTTGCACATTTGGGACTTCTTCTAGTGGTACTGAAGAATTATTACTATCTCCAGATTCATTCACTATGTGGCCACGCAATAAATCATGCATCATATTAGGTATATCACCATATTCAGTGGAAATGTCTTGTGAATTCAAGAATTCTTGTGCATTCAAGGTCTCTTGGACATGACTTGTACTAGTTTCACAAGAAGTTGTTGTAGTAGTCAAGGGTTCTCCATGGAAAAACCAACATTCATAACCATTGCAAAATCCAAAAGATACTAAGTGATCCCGTACAGTATTAACATCAAGCATAGTTGAATTCACACATTTTTCACAAGGACATGAAATCATCCCATCTATAGTCTTTACTTTAGATGCAAACTTCAAAAAGTCATTAATCCCTAGTACATACTCTTTTGAATGCCTAGGCTTTTTCATCCAACTCTTATCCATGGGTATCAATTGCTCTACaagataaattaaataaagctgaaattaaattaataagaccataaaaaaaacattaaattacAAACTTGCACCATTATTAGGCCTACCTCCTTTAAATGTAGGAACATGATAAATCCTTgcccaaaaaattacaaacttgcACCATCAATTACGGTCTAAGTCTGGTTTAGTTTAATTTGGTCAGCcaaaaaatttttattggtagaCCTACCTAAGTGAATTGGAATATATTAAACTAATCACAAACACTATTAGAAGTGAAATCTGAAAgaaattatttgcaaaattaTGGTATTAGAATGTATTACAATTAATGTAATATAAGTACTCTCTAAAAACATAATACCTAATAAACACTTTTTTCTACATATTTTATAACACTAATAGTCATGCAAATTTTCTAACATAATGAAAAGTAAAAgtatagagatttttttttaacgggtggatattttaacataaaaagcAAACCAAAGCCGTCTTTATGAAAAAATCAATCTTTTATAAGTATACATCAAAGCACCGTCCATAAAAttggtttggtttgttttttttttttttttttgagaaaaattgcATTAAGTTTTATTAGGTTTGAATTCATAACAATGAAAAGGAACCATAAACAGTCacagacacaaaataaaataaaatctttacaaaaaaaaaatagagaaagacaTTAGCTTTGTATataaactttaaagtttaaatccaAGATCcacatacacaaaaaaataaaaataaaataaaagcgtGAATGAGAGAATATTTACCTCGAATCAGTGGAGAGATCAGAACAcccaaagagaaagagagattgagTTTATGTTTGCTTGGTACCCAAGCAAACATAAACTAATTAGGCaagcaacaataaaaattaaggcCATAATATTCTGCTTTGAAAGCATTAATCACCAAGAATCACTACAACAGTGAAATATGCTTCCTCTTCATTGCTCCAATGCTCCCTCTTTATTTCTCCAATAtattttcatctttcttgtaATATCAGAAACAATATATCTCCATTAGACAAAGTATGTTGTCATTCACAATACTTCTATTGAataacatttgaaaatattaagtgGTTTTCTTTCTGGTTAGAATcctaaatcaaaaaaatttttaaaaataaaaaaaagttgattaattatcaattagaaagaaatacaataaaataaaacttacttCAGATTTCCATTTCATCAGTTGCAGCAAAGGGATGCCATGGAGATTGTTGATGAGGGGAACCACTAGCCACACCTTTATCCTAAATTATAAAgtaaaacaataatataaagatataaaataacataatttagtAATCCTAACAAAACATGCAAAGCATAAAGAATATATCACATATTTATAACCTGTAAATCAGTATTAGCAGGGAGTTGAATATGCTGCATAACCATTGCCAACTTATCTTCTAAGGTTGATACTTTATCTGTCAAGCGACGTATCTTTTCATCTTTCAACCTCTCATCTTCACTAGTTATCTTTATCCCTCCATAACAGCTATTTTTTGAGCCACTTTGGTTAGAAGGAGTTGGCCCGAATCCTAAACCCCGCACACGACCATGTTTCTCTTTACCCATTACCTTAGAAAACGCATCTGTGGAAGACCATGCTATACTTCCATTTGCACCTTCAGGCAAGTCACTAGCTTCTTGACTCATGAACTCCTTCAGTTTGTCCTAAGAATCAggataataattataaattttgttttaaaaaaaaatggagaatggTAGAAATAAAgttcttatactaaaaaaatatgatgacACATACAATTTTCTCACTTGCATCCTCATTAACAGGCATCCCATCCTTTTTTTTGTGAAGCTTTACATATAGCTTCCCTCGATTTGGTGCAACCCCATCTTTTTtgaactgcatcacaaatatattaattattttaatgg
This genomic stretch from Castanea sativa cultivar Marrone di Chiusa Pesio chromosome 9, ASM4071231v1 harbors:
- the LOC142609268 gene encoding uncharacterized protein LOC142609268, with amino-acid sequence MDKSWMKKPRHSKEYVLGINDFLKFASKVKTIDGMISCPCEKCVNSTMLDVNTVRDHLVSFGFCNGYECWFFHGEPLTTTTTSCETSTSHVQETLNAQEFLNSQDISTEYGDIPNMMHDLLRGHIVNESGDSNNSSVPLEEVPNVQQSRQVPNQEAQRFYNLLKDADQHLYEGCKNFSKLSAIVHLYQLKCLNGWSNKSFTMLLQILKDMLPLDAKLPKDTYEAKKIIKDLGLGYEKIDACINDCMLFWKENANDEECKVCHTSRWETNENDKKNSGNDKENNGKGKKNSGKDKDNLMNASLKTRKKKAAKVLRWFPLKPRLQRLFMSPKTASSMKWHAEGRTKDGIIRHPADSLAWKTFDNHYVDFSSDPRNVRLGLAADGFNPFGNMSTSHSTWPVVLIPYNLPPWMCMKRSSFMLSLLIPGPSSPLNDIDVYLQPLIEELKELWDDGISTYDVSSNENFKMHAALMWTINDFPAYGDLSGWGTKGEYACPPCNFNTRSQWLKYGGKYCYMGHRRFLEEDHSFRKDRKFFDGTEEMEKAPVIPFGIDIMVQTEGINCIFGKKKTKVQKKKRKRKEDVDQEPKGWKKRSIFFELPYWENHMLRHNLDVMHIEKNVTDNVLGTVLELPRKTKDNLKARLDLKDMGIRHTLHPEKRGDDKTYMPRSCFTMVQKEKDSFLRVLKKIKVPDGYASNISRCIQLKQRKISGLKSHDSHIIMQQLLPIAIRGALPKKVSMALIDLSCYFREVCSKVLQVEDLEKLESRIAMTLCELEKIFPPSFFTVMVHLVIHLATEAKIAGPVHYRWMYPIERYLLRLKSYVRNKAHPEASIAEGYIAEECLIFCSRYLESVETVFNRPIRNVDDATGAMSNIQLDSTEWVQAHRYVLFNSNEIIPFRK
- the LOC142609955 gene encoding uncharacterized protein LOC142609955; translation: MSQEASDLPEGANGSIAWSSTDAFSKVMGKEKHGRVRGLGFGPTPSNQSGSKNSCYGGIKITSEDERLKDEKIRRLTDKVSTLEDKLAMVMQHIQLPANTDLQDKGVASGSPHQQSPWHPFAATDEMEI